Below is a window of Candidatus Aminicenantes bacterium DNA.
AAAAGATGGGCATGGGCGGGCTTCTCGGCGTAGCCAGGGGCAGCGCGCAGCCGCCCAAGCTGATCGTGCTCAAATACCAGGGCGACAAACGCTCCAAGCGCACGGTCGGCCTCGTGGGCAAGGGATTGACCTTCGATTCTGGCGGCATCTCGATAAAGCCGTCCGAGGGCATGGGTGATATGAAAGGCGACATGGCCGGCGGGGCCGCGGTGATTTCAGCGTTGCGCGCCATCGCGGAGCTGAAGCCCAGGGTGAACGTAACCGCCATCGTACCGGCCACCGAAAATATGCCCAGCGGCAGCGCCTGCAAGCCCGGCGACGTGCTGAAGGCTTCGAACGGCAAGACCATAGAGGTGGTGAATACGGACGCGGAGGGGCGCGTCATACTGGCCGACGCGCTGAGCTACGCGCGCAAGCTAGGGCTGTCCCCGGTAATCGATGTAGCCACCCTTACCGGAGCCTGCCACGTGGCGCTGGGCGATCACTACAGCGGTGGCCTCACCAACGACCAGCAGCTTATCGAGAAGGTCATCGAGGCGGGCAAGGAGGCGGGCGAGCGCATCTGGCAGATGCCCCTCGACGACGATTACAAGGAGTCTAACAAGAGCGACATCGCCGATGTCAAGAACTCAGGAGGCAGATACGGCGGGGTCATAAACGCAGCCCAGTTCCTCCATGAATTTATCGAGGACACGCCCTGGGTGCACATCGACATCGCCGGCA
It encodes the following:
- a CDS encoding leucyl aminopeptidase; amino-acid sequence: KMGMGGLLGVARGSAQPPKLIVLKYQGDKRSKRTVGLVGKGLTFDSGGISIKPSEGMGDMKGDMAGGAAVISALRAIAELKPRVNVTAIVPATENMPSGSACKPGDVLKASNGKTIEVVNTDAEGRVILADALSYARKLGLSPVIDVATLTGACHVALGDHYSGGLTNDQQLIEKVIEAGKEAGERIWQMPLDDDYKESNKSDIADVKNSGGRYGGVINAAQFLHEFIEDTPWVHIDIAGTSTSDKDKGAVVKGETGVMVRTLINFVLSL